The following coding sequences are from one Tolumonas lignilytica window:
- a CDS encoding bifunctional tRNA (adenosine(37)-C2)-methyltransferase TrmG/ribosomal RNA large subunit methyltransferase RlmN encodes MSETKVNLLDFDRKALRAFFADELGEKAFRADQIMKWIYHFGCDDFSQMTNVNKALREKLSQIAEIRAPEISREQRSADGTIKWAMLVGDQEVETVYIPEADRATLCVSSQVGCALECKFCSTAQQGFNRNLKVSEIIGQVWRAAQVVGFSKETGKRPITNVVMMGMGEPLLNLANVVPAMDLMMDDFGFGLSKRRVTLSTSGVVPALDKLGDMIDVALAISLHAPNDKLRSEIMPINDKYNIQEFLAGVRRYLEKSNANQGRVTVEYVLLDHINDDMQHAHELAELLKDTPSKINLIPFNPFPGNPYGKPSNSRIDRFSKVLMEYGYTVIVRKTRGDDIDAACGQLVGDVIDRTKRTMKKRMQEQEISVKML; translated from the coding sequence ATGAGCGAAACTAAAGTTAATCTGCTGGATTTTGATCGCAAAGCATTGCGTGCATTTTTTGCTGACGAATTAGGTGAAAAGGCATTTCGCGCCGATCAGATCATGAAGTGGATCTATCATTTCGGCTGCGATGATTTTTCTCAGATGACCAACGTGAACAAAGCATTGCGTGAAAAGCTTTCGCAAATTGCTGAGATCCGGGCTCCTGAAATCAGTCGTGAACAACGTTCTGCCGACGGTACTATCAAGTGGGCCATGCTGGTAGGCGATCAGGAAGTTGAAACGGTTTATATTCCGGAAGCGGATCGAGCCACATTATGTGTTTCCTCGCAGGTAGGTTGTGCACTGGAATGTAAATTTTGCTCTACCGCTCAGCAGGGCTTTAACCGTAACCTGAAGGTCTCTGAAATTATTGGTCAGGTCTGGCGTGCTGCTCAGGTAGTCGGTTTTTCCAAAGAAACTGGTAAGCGTCCGATCACCAACGTGGTGATGATGGGCATGGGTGAACCATTGCTCAATCTGGCTAACGTTGTTCCCGCGATGGATCTGATGATGGACGATTTCGGTTTCGGTCTTTCCAAGCGCCGTGTCACCTTGTCTACCTCGGGTGTTGTACCAGCACTGGACAAACTGGGTGATATGATTGATGTCGCACTGGCGATTTCATTGCATGCGCCCAATGACAAGTTGCGTTCAGAAATTATGCCAATCAATGACAAATACAATATTCAGGAGTTTTTGGCTGGCGTGCGCCGTTATCTGGAAAAATCTAATGCCAATCAGGGGCGGGTGACGGTGGAATATGTCCTGCTGGATCATATCAATGATGATATGCAGCACGCGCACGAATTGGCTGAGCTACTAAAAGACACGCCAAGTAAGATCAACCTGATTCCATTTAATCCATTTCCGGGTAATCCTTATGGCAAACCCAGCAACAGCCGGATTGATCGTTTCTCTAAAGTATTGATGGAATACGGTTATACCGTGATTGTGCGAAAAACACGAGGTGATGATATTGATGCCGCCTGTGGTCAATTAGTAGGTGACGTGATCGACAGAACGAAACGAACCATGAAAAAACGGATGCAAGAGCAGGAGATTTCCGTCAAAATGCTTTGA
- the pilW gene encoding type IV pilus biogenesis/stability protein PilW encodes MKRHLSLLWAASLVLSGCVTETTIIGKNSVRQENAIDNAAASKTRIQLGMGYLNKGEMASAKYNFEKAIELAPSSAEAYLAMAYYYQSVGDNLSAQKTYEQLVSSHGNDPDVLNNYGTFLCRNHNYAQADSMFMRAVAQPRYLKMDDTYENAALCAVESGKKDKAKEYYRLALGYNPQKVGLMLDLAEIALNEHNPTDAESWLRAFRKKANDTAQSLWLSIRTAQAQGRIADIHVFGQSLVQQFPSSVQAKRYQNNDY; translated from the coding sequence ATGAAAAGACATCTTTCTTTACTCTGGGCAGCATCACTTGTGTTGTCTGGATGTGTCACAGAAACGACGATTATTGGCAAGAATTCGGTTAGACAAGAGAATGCGATCGACAATGCAGCAGCATCTAAGACACGCATTCAGCTTGGCATGGGCTATTTGAACAAAGGTGAAATGGCCTCAGCAAAATATAACTTTGAAAAAGCTATCGAGCTTGCACCGTCGAGTGCTGAGGCATACCTTGCAATGGCTTATTACTATCAATCGGTTGGTGATAATCTTTCAGCGCAGAAAACCTATGAGCAACTCGTATCGTCACATGGCAATGATCCTGATGTTTTGAATAATTACGGTACTTTTTTGTGTCGGAATCATAACTATGCTCAGGCTGACTCCATGTTCATGCGTGCTGTCGCACAACCCCGTTATCTAAAGATGGATGACACATATGAGAATGCGGCTCTCTGTGCCGTAGAATCGGGTAAAAAGGATAAAGCAAAAGAATATTACCGTCTGGCGCTGGGTTATAACCCTCAGAAAGTAGGGTTAATGCTTGATTTAGCAGAAATTGCGTTAAATGAACATAATCCAACTGATGCCGAGTCATGGCTTCGGGCTTTTCGGAAAAAGGCGAATGATACGGCACAAAGTTTGTGGCTGAGCATTCGTACTGCACAAGCGCAAGGGCGTATTGCCGATATTCATGTTTTTGGCCAGTCTCTGGTTCAACAATTCCCGTCTTCAGTTCAAGCAAAAAGATATCAGAACAATGACTACTGA